The following DNA comes from Hordeum vulgare subsp. vulgare chromosome 3H, MorexV3_pseudomolecules_assembly, whole genome shotgun sequence.
TATGGCACAGCTTAATTGACTGGCTAATTGGTTATTGTAAAAATCATCATGTGGTAGCTTACATCCACATCACGACATGAAAAACAAGATATTATAACTTCCACGAAGAACTAGATTATATTTAAATAACACAAGAATATAGCCCGTTGGCTGGTGACACTTAATGGCTGATTGTTCATTGGTTTCCTCCTCTCCTTTTTCACACTTAATGGAGGATCAAGGATGTAATAGATGGGGGAAAACAGAATGGATCTGAATTGGTAATGCAACTAATGTTTTTCGGATTATTTGGAGCCTTAACTCGATAAGTCCACAATGCTTGTATTATGGCGGCATTCTTTCTCTTTCTACCTACAGTTAATAATGCTTTGCTCAACAGATTATGTATTTTCCATTTGTACTATTATTGTGGGAATTTCTGCTATTTTTGTCCCATTAGATTAATGTAAGAATATCTAGGTATCTCCAAATTTTAGCTCTCACCACAATTTACTTATAAATAGATGTGAACTATGTTCAGGTTTGCAGAACAGAAAATTCACTGTGAAATTGATAACTCAAGATTGCAGGCTATTAGAGAACAAGCAAGTGCATAAAAGCAAGAGCGAAGATATTATTACCTTCTCTTTGCCTTCATCCACGATAACTTTAAAAGGATGCCATTCTGGATCTTTAATCTCTTCCTCCCACTTTGAACAAAGAATGGAAGCAGTAACGCCTGCATCTTCTTTCGACATTTTATTTTTGCAAGCAATCGCAaacgatttcaaatcaagatcacccattCTTTTAATTCCTATAATTCCTCGGCCATTTGTAAGTTCCCGCAAACCCTGCAGCGTATTCAATAGATAGTTCTGAAATGTAATTCAAACATAATACGACAAGTGCAAGTACTCAATTAATGAGAAAACTTACATCTATTAGCTTCTTCCGAGCATCTTGCAACTCATCATTGCTTATCCTTTCCTTCATAAGCAGAGTATGGTGGAGTGATTCCATTGCATCCATTTCATCGTACTTGTCTTGAAGCTCAGCACTAAGTTCATCTATCTTCCTTTTTGATTCGGAGTCTTCCACACCTGGCATGTGCTTCATCACTTCCAATTTTCCCTGCATCTGTTTTATTTCTAACTCAAGCTTTTGCTTGGCATCCAGTTTCTGCTCTAACTTGATAATCTCATTTAGAGCAGCTTGTTTCTCCCTCTGCAATTGTCATTTTCAGCACAGTAAGGCAGTCATATAAATTAGTATCTCAGAACCTCAAGTGAAACAATATATGAAGGACAAACCTTGTGTTTTTCCACAAGCTTCAGCACATTTTCATCCGCCCTCTGTTGCTCCGATGTTGCCATCTTAAGATATTTTGCTTTCATCTCGTTCTGTATAAACCATAACAACCTGACATGAGTTTATGCAGAAACACTAGAGGGGTGTACCTAAAGCCGCCTACATTTTGTACCTGGCACCACGCCCTCTATAAAAGTTATAAAAAAAAACAAGttccatgcattttgttgaaattgTCCTAGTGTTAAACCTTCTGCGTTGTATTCTTGTCCGAGAGTGAAATGTCGCATTACAATTTAcaacaaaaaataggaaaaaaaaaTACAATGATAAGAATCTATTATTATCAAAGCTACAGAAATCAAATGGTGAAGATTCATCAATTTAAGGTTGGAAATTTGCTCAATAGAGATTCATCAACATCAACTAAAAAACAAAAACTAAGACATTCTACATACGAAACCTTAGACCAATTCCAGCTGACAACAGTGCTCGGTACAGAACTGTAAGATAAAACTTGGAAAGAATTTCTGTACATCTGAATCGGAATCCCACATGCGTACTCCTCTAAAGAATAAGAGCATGTACGCTTGAATCATTTTACGAATCCGAATAAGGATAAGTTATGCATGAATCTGAATAATATAAGGTGTACTCCTCGCAAAAAATAAGAGCCCGTACGCTTGAATCAGCTTAGGAGTCCAATTAGGAAACGGCATACATCTCAATTTATACTGCACATCAACTTCAGGCTACTACTCCTAAAACTTTGAGCAGAGTGCAGATGAATAGTATGTCAAACCGATCAAGTTATTGCAAAATAAAATCATGCATCTCAAAACTACACATAAAACACAAGAAAGCGGGCTACTACAGTACTACTCTTACAATTTTGTAGATGTTGTGCGAGGAaagtgcaaaaaaaaaaaactgacaGTAGATCTGGACCGAACTATAGAGAAATTACTTTCTGCAGATACAGTAGCGATAGTAGTACACACAACATTAAAGAAAGGTTTACACCGTTTACGTATATGCAGCAAAATGATAGCAGCTTAGATTACTTGTATGAAAAAAAGAATATCTACACCACATATTTTGATGAGACATGATTAGATACTTCTAGGTAGTAAAAAACGCTACACAGATTTTTTTTTATGGATGGCGGTCTAGATTAATTTATGCACTAGAAGAAATTATCTACATATGGCATTTATTTTGGTAAAATCATACTGTAACAGTGTAGATTATTAGAAATTGTGTAAAATCTGATAGAGGAGCAACACAGGCCAGCAATATTAGATCTAAGTACATGCATAGGGTGCATAGCTGTATAACCATGCATGCCTTTATGGATTGGCGGCCAAAAGTTAACAGCAGCTAGAAGAGACGGATAATAGATTGAAGAAAGTCAAAAGTTTAAGTATGTATAAGGACAACTACAAGACATGGATGCTATCAGGTAAGAACAACTGGTAGATCGATGCTAGTGCATTGTGTGTACGAGCCGCAAGAACATATCGCATGTAGAATGCAAAACGGTGTCATTGTTGCCAAAGTAAATTCGAAGCAACAAATCATGTTTAGTAACATGTAGTTTCAGCCCTgctaaataatactccctccatccgaaaatacttgtcgaaATGGATAAAAATGGAAGTATCTAAAACAAAAATGcgtctagatacatctatttctccaacaagtatttccggacaggGAGTATAAGCCGATGCAATATGAAATGTGTACAGCAGGAGAAAAAACTACCACGACAGCCGATATTGTAGCAATCTTGAATAGATATAGCCCAGATAATCGTATGCCTTTGGGTTGATCACATAAAGAACTAGAGTAACATGAGAATGCATGGAAGCATCCGAAGGCGTGATATTTGCATTAGATCAAAAGACAACTAAAAAAACATAGCACAATGTTTTTatgtactagcaacccacatttaAAATTACTTGATGGTGGAGAATTGGGAAAAATATATTCTCAAAAAGATGGAGAACACGAGATAAACAAGAGTGGATGAGGTAAAATTATAGGTTAGTAAGAAAGCTTGTTGTTCTGTAATGCTAACAGTCTTCCTTTGTCAAATAAAATACTCTGGCTAGTGACGACCATTATTTTCTATATTAAAAAGATAAACAAATGTTAAAAAATGTGGCATGAATTGAATCATGGATCGTTCATTCACAAataggaaggagaagaaaataccaaTATAATGCTATGTAGCTATTCAGGCTAGTTACTAGTGAATAGAAAGATGTTGTGTAAAGAAGCACAGAAACAATCAACCATCCTCCAAAACAAACAAAAGGAGAGGACCCATAAAACCAACTTGCATAATTCTTTATGGGAGACATTGGGCGCACaccttttccttctctttctcaaGGTTCCTTCTGTCCGAGTCACTACGCACAGCAAGTTCATCAAGCTGCCTGGATTTTAATTCAAGATCCTGCATCTTGGACTCCAGTTCTGAACGGAGCCTCTGATTCTCATTGATGATCATCTGAGAATGCTTACGAGCAAGTTGCTGCATCTTGTGTATTTCTGGTGACAATGCAGGTTCAAAAGGCATTAAATAACTGAAAGGTCCCCATGCTCAAAGGAGATAAATGCATATATATGTTATTATGGTATAAGAATACAAGATACAAAGAGCAAAAGATGGAAACAAACCATCATTGTATCTCTGGAGGACCTGCTCCTTCTCTTCCATCACCTTGTCAAGTGAGGTTGTCGTCTCATTGTACTTGCACTCAAGTTCTTGGACATGCTTGGCCTTTACCTCAATTTGAATGGCTAAATTAGCTACCAGTTTGTCAGTTTTGCGTGTTCCTTCATTCTCAAGCTCTGCCACAGTTTTCAGATCACCATTTTTTTGTAGATGCTCCCCAATTGGCCCCGGAGTTCTTTGATCATCAGCCCTTGCAACCCATCCATACATCTCCGACCCACGATACTTGCGTGTCTCCCAGTCCCGTTTGCCATATCCTTCTGCCTCAAAGTGATTTTCAAACTTGAACGCATTACAGAAGCAAGCATAGTCTTTTCCAAACTCAACAATCGCATTTCCCGTGTGACCTCTATGATTCCACAAAGGAATCACCTTCTGTGGGCAAAAGCCCGAGAGCTGCTCCTTCAAGCGGTTCCCACTTTCCCCAACCTGGCGGCCGCCTTTCCACTCGGTAGGCACATTGACCAGCACACCCATCCAGGGCCAAACGAATTGCTCGTCTTTGTCCTGAACGGGACGGGGCACCACAGTCTTGAGccgtgacggcggcggcggctcggacgACTCGGGCAGCTCATCCTTCACGCGCTTGGCAGGGACGCGGTGGGTCATCCTGTCTCTCCCGTGCCGATGAGCATCTGAGCCTGCTCCAGTTGAGTGACGATGAGCATCTGAGCCTGCTCCAGTTGCGTTACGAAGAGGTGGGCTGTCTCTGCTCCGATAACCCCTTTCCTTGGGAATCCTACCAAAATCGGAAAAAGCAAAGGCGGTAAATTGCAGCTGCCGTGTGCCTTGGTTTCGCGAAATCTCATGAGAAGAGACGGAGAGAGGGGTTGGGCATGACTTACCGTTCAGGTGCGTCGCCGGGATCCATGGAGATGGAGGGCCGTCCACCTGCCTGCTGACGGACGACGCCGCCACCAAAAACCTAGGGTTTTTAAGGCGCGGCGAGGATCACTCCAATGTCGCTcgaaagaagggggaggaggagtggGTCCACGAATGAGGAAGCGATTCGGAGGGCTTGGGCTCACCTTGCCTCGGCGGCGGCGTTGGCGGAGGCGAGTTGCCGCCTAACTGTAGCTGTAGGGCGCTGTAGACGGGGCAGGGCAGCAggaaggaggggggaggggggcaaAGCGGAGTAGGAGATGATTCAGATGATCACGTGATCGAGGAGGCGAAAGGCCGAATGGGTGGCGAAGGGACTGCCGGATCCCGTCGACGTGTCGACATGTTATTAGCGTAGTAGTACTACAGTACTTTTTTTTTAGGAACGTGCAGCAGGAGCTCCGCGTTACAAATGCCACGTTTTTATGAACAAGCTGGAATACGTGGCAACGGAAAACACCAAAACAACGTGCACAAACTACTTCCTACCCACTTGCTTGCTCTAATCAAGATCAAAATCTACAAATGAAATTAGAGCGGATTTGTACAAGCAGTTCAAATCATATCCTATttcgtactccctccgtaaagaaatatactAGTGACCTAAATGCtctttctttacagagggagtatttattaTGTTGGATTTCGACTCGTGATGATAACCATTTTATGGATTCGGATACCATATTAAGTCAGACCGTATCAAATTTGAATATGGCGCGTCAATGTATCAAAAACAAACATCTTGAATGTTAGGGCTAGATGTTTCTCTAGTTTATCTTGCGCTTCCTTTGTTcataaatataagtcattttaaagatttcactacggaATAAATAAGAAACAGAATGGgtgaatttatactctaaagtactatgtttatatacattcatatgtattCCATAGCGCAATTTCTTAAAGTCTTTTTTTATCACGTGGATTGCTAATTGAAATGTTAGGGGACTTGGTGACACTCACAAATGCTCACCAGTCAAAGATGCGGTCTTGTCATGTCGATCGAGCATTATTTTCATGTGGGAAACTAAATTAGATGTGGTGGACACGATGAATGCAACATCTTTCCTCCCCCAAAATCAACGATCTTTCATCTTCATGCCGGTCGTGGCACTTCAGGTGGACTGCTTGTGGCGTGGGATGACAATGTGGTGTGCATCTCTCAGACTATCAAGCACAAATTCAGTATCTCTATATGCTTCCAATCCAAGAGTAACAGTGACAACTTTGTTCTTTCCACTGTATATGTCCCATGTGAAGATGATGAGCGCTCAGAGTTCTTTCATGTGATGGACCAAGTTGCTGAGCAGATCGATGGACCTTGGATCATCCTCGGAGATTTCAACATGTACAGGTTCGCCCAAGAGAAATCACAAGGAAGAATTGGACACTCATGGACAAATTCAACTCATGGATCATAGAGAATGCATTGGATGATATTGGTGTTGCGAACAGAAGTTTCACTTGGTCAATTAATAGGGAGGAGCCAACTCTGATCAAGCTCGATAGAGTGTTGGTTAATGTTGAATGGAGGCTAGGGTTCCTCAACACCACAATTGTTGCCCTTTCGGCAACAACCTTCGATCATGCGCTGCTTGGAGTCAATTTTTCCAAGGACACACCAAAGAGCTTGTTCTTCAGGTTTGCGAACCATTGGGTGTAGCTACGAGAAGCTCGAGATTTGGTCACTAAAAGCTGGGGAAAAGCACGGGATTATTTTTCTCTGCATCGAGCTTGCTTAGCTTCAAGTTGAGAAGAGTGAGGGCTGCGATTAGGAAATGGAACCGTGCCAGATCACCTATACATGATACTCTCGATAATTGCAAACATGTGGTGCACTACTTGGATGTTGTAGAAGAGAGGAGGCATATCTGGTGCTAGAATTATCTCTGAGGAAGCATGCAAACATGATAGCCCAACTATTATTGCATTTCTCCATAtgttgttttggtaattgatgacaattcttatggactaatggttacctcgagttatattcgaaggatttgtccatagtcaCTTcttgaagtacatttgttggtttcaaagagtttatatgatgaccaaggtggtattcaaggttttatccaaagattggtcataaagacacaaggttgatcaagactaagtcaaagagtgaatcaagttgatcaacacacaaagcatacaagatgtaccgagagggatcaagtgatcccgtggtatggtaagcattgtccattaagcTTTGAGTACTaagccatggtcttcatgagagttctatgtggggttaggtgtgtttccatgcgcttgtgtcaagaggaagatctcattcaacccatggaagattgtggtgtgcaagttcaagagaaGCATctcgaagagatcatgcttgaagcttgccatccattgtggcgacaatggacttgtgaagatgtttcGAAGAGTGTCTCACGCATAGTGGAGTAGggcggagcaatcaactagtcttcattgagccgacacaatcaagaaaggtggtccatcttgaggaggacaacatcatcatcatttagCTCAAGTTCACTACGCGCAAGGCAAATGTTCGTCCTTGATATGTTTTTCGTTTTACCGGTCTGagtgtgttagttgggagaccgggttataggatagattgtcgtactatcaaggggggctctcaagtgaatagcttgatcgtgtcgtttgttgagagctcaaacctttgcattcttggcatcatcgtctttcttggttcttggttggcttttctctatgtgggttcttgagcttatggtcatcttcgtgacaaactcaagttcatcgaaaacggagttcatgtgcatcttctatgatgtttatgATGTTGGAGTTTTCGTCGGTCTTcagtcatagaggtttcacatatctATATAATTGACATTTTCATCTCTGCTTAGATAATATTTTTCgtgtgctatccaacaagcttgagtttgctcaattcggagctcgtatgcgaaagttatgtcaGTTTTAGTACGAGGGCACGTTTTCTCTCTCAAGCAGAAGTATCGCTGggggcagagcggtagtaccgcccaggcgGTGTTGACTCCTCGCAGGTGTGTTGgttctccctccaagcttaaagggtgatgtatcacagcgacaacaagtatttccctcagttaagaaaccaaggtatcaatccattaggaagatccacaagactatgtaagcagcacctgcacacaaataataaATTCATGCAACCCAACGCAtagaggggttatcaatccctcgtgggtaaagtaaggatagattgatagatgc
Coding sequences within:
- the LOC123443878 gene encoding factor of DNA methylation 1-like yields the protein MDPGDAPERIPKERGYRSRDSPPLRNATGAGSDAHRHSTGAGSDAHRHGRDRMTHRVPAKRVKDELPESSEPPPPSRLKTVVPRPVQDKDEQFVWPWMGVLVNVPTEWKGGRQVGESGNRLKEQLSGFCPQKVIPLWNHRGHTGNAIVEFGKDYACFCNAFKFENHFEAEGYGKRDWETRKYRGSEMYGWVARADDQRTPGPIGEHLQKNGDLKTVAELENEGTRKTDKLVANLAIQIEVKAKHVQELECKYNETTTSLDKVMEEKEQVLQRYNDEIHKMQQLARKHSQMIINENQRLRSELESKMQDLELKSRQLDELAVRSDSDRRNLEKEKEKNEMKAKYLKMATSEQQRADENVLKLVEKHKREKQAALNEIIKLEQKLDAKQKLELEIKQMQGKLEVMKHMPGVEDSESKRKIDELSAELQDKYDEMDAMESLHHTLLMKERISNDELQDARKKLIDGLRELTNGRGIIGIKRMGDLDLKSFAIACKNKMSKEDAGVTASILCSKWEEEIKDPEWHPFKVIVDEGKEKEILCEDDEKLRELKEEYGEEVYGLVKKALLEVNEYNPSGRYPVPELWNFKEKRRATLKEAVQYVLRQWRTQKRKR